The sequence GAGCGCGGCGTGCTCAGCGTGCGCATCAGCCGGCAGAGCGTGTTCGACACCGACGAGGCGCGCGACCTGCTGCAGGTGCTGGCGGCGCTGGCCGAACCGGGCGAGCGGGCGATCCGCACCGCGCTGTTCACCCCGACCGTCGGCCTCGACGCCGCCACGCTGGCCGGCCTGTTGCGCGACGAGCGCGGCTGGGACGCCACGCTGGCCGATTTCCGCCGCTGGCACGGCGAGCTGCTGGCGCACGGCCCGATGGCAGCGCTGACCGGCTGGCTGATCGGCAGCGGCAGCGCGGCGCGGCTGGCCGGCCGGCCGCAGGGCGAGCGGCGGCTGACCAATCTGCTGCACCTGTTCGAGCTGGTCGAGCAGGCCCACCATGGCCAGCACGGCCTGGCGCCGCTCTTGGCCTGGTACCGCGCCGAGCTCGGCGGCGCCGCGGCCGGCGAGGAGGATGCGCGGCTGATGCGGCTGGAAAGCGACGCCAGCCGGGTCAAGCTGGTCACCATCCACGCCGCCAAGGGGCTCGAATACCCGGTGGTGTTCTGCCCCTTCCTGTGGGACGGCCAGCTGTTCCGCCAGCACGAGACCATTCCGCTGTGCCACGAGGACGGCCGCGCGCTGCTCGATTTCGGCTCGCCGCGGCTGGCCGAGCACTGGCAGGCCGCCAGCGCCGAGCGGCTGGCCGAGAAGCTGCGGCTGCTCTACGTGGCGCTGACGCGGCCGCGCAGCGCCTGCTACGTCGCCTGGGGCGCGGTGAAGGACGTACAGCAGTCGGCGCTCGGCTGGCTGCTGGCCGGCGGCGCGCTGCGCGAGCGCGACGCGGCGGCGCTGCAGGCCGAGGTGTCGGCGCTGGTCGCGGCGTCGAACGGCGCGATGGCCTGGATCGACGAGGGCGGCGAACGCGTGCCGCCGGCGCCGCCGCCGGCCGCCGCGTTCGAGCCGTCAGTGGCGACGCTGGCGCGCAAGCTGCGCTGGCAGTGGCGCATGAGCAGCTTCTCCGGCCTGACCGCCGGCCTGCACGCCGAGGCGCCCGACCACGACGGCGCGGTGCTGCCGGCCGAGGAGGCCGCGGCGCCGGTCGAGCCGCCGCACGCCGACCCTTACGGCTTCGACCGCCTGCCGGCCGGCCCGCGTGCCGGGTCTGCCTGCATGCGCTGTTCGAGGAGTGGGATTTCGCCCGCCGCGACCGGCCCGCGCTCGAGGCGATGTCGGCGCGGCTGTTGCGCCAGCACGGCTTCGACCCGGCCTTGGCGCCGCTGGCGGCCGAGCTGGTCGAGCGGACGCTGGCCACGCCGCTGACGGCGGGCGGTGCGCGGCTGGCCGGGCTGCCGGCCGGCCGCCGGCTGGTGGAGCTCGAGTTCACCTACCGCCTGCGCCGCTTCGAATGGCCGGCGCTGGCGGCCTTGCTGGCCGATCCGGCGGCCGGCCTGCCGGCCCGTTTCGCAGAGGCGGCCGCCGGCCTCGAGGCGGAGGTCGGCGCGGGCTACCTCAAGGGCTTCATCGACCTGGTATGCGAACTCGACGGCCGCCACTACGTGCTCGACTGGAAGTCGAACCGCCTGCCCGGCTACGGCCCGGCCGCGCTGGAAGCGGCGATGGCGGCCGAGCACTACTATCTGCAGGCGCTGGTGTATTGCGTGGCGCTGCACCGCTACCTGAAGTGGCGGCTGCG is a genomic window of Chitinimonas koreensis containing:
- a CDS encoding PD-(D/E)XK nuclease family protein, giving the protein MSARLLRQHGFDPALAPLAAELVERTLATPLTAGGARLAGLPAGRRLVELEFTYRLRRFEWPALAALLADPAAGLPARFAEAAAGLEAEVGAGYLKGFIDLVCELDGRHYVLDWKSNRLPGYGPAALEAAMAAEHYYLQALVYCVALHRYLKWRLRDYDYARDFGGAIYVFLRGVPEGGVWRYAPPLALIEGLETLLCGGGREV